In Antechinus flavipes isolate AdamAnt ecotype Samford, QLD, Australia chromosome 3, AdamAnt_v2, whole genome shotgun sequence, a genomic segment contains:
- the SLC8A2 gene encoding sodium/calcium exchanger 2, translating into MAPSLALAGAALLAGVLPCSGDTPASASPAPTASPNASQESSCPGSTRCQPGVLLPVWEPDDPSLGDKAARAVVYFVAMVYMFLGVSIIADRFMTSIEVITSKEKEVTVTKSNGETSVGTVRIWNETVSNLTLMALGSSAPEILLSVIEVCGHNFQAGELGPGTIVGSAAFNMFVVIAVCIYVIPPGESRRIKHLRVFFVTASWSIFAYIWLYLILAVISPGVVQVWEALLTLVFFPVCVVFAWMADKRLLFYKYVYKRYRADPRSGVIIGAEGDYPKGIEMDGTFVGPDHHRVEAGIGPGPSPEDRELDESRKEVIQILKDLKQKHPDKGLDQLVGMANYYALLHQQKSRAFYRIQATRLMTGAGNVLRKHVADASRKPALLDGPEEEEEDGASHIFFEPSLYHCLENCGSVLLSVACQGGEGNSTFYVDYRTEDGSAKAGSDYEYSEGTLVFKPGETQKELRIGIIDDDIFEEDEHFFVRLMNLRVGDAQGMFEPDGGGRPKGRLVSPALATVTILDDDHAGIFTFQDRRLHVSECMGTVDVRVIRSSGARGTVRLPYRTVEGTARGGGIHYEDACGELEFGDDETMKTLQVKIVDDEEYEKKDNFFIELGQPQWLKRGISALLLNQGDGDRKLTAEEEEARRIAEMGKPVLGENCRLEVIIEESYDFKNTVDKLIKKTNLALVIGTHSWREQFLEAITVSAGDEEEEEDGTREERLPSCFDYVMHFLTVFWKVLFACVPPTEYCHGWACFGVSILVIGLLTALIGDLASHFGCTVGLKDSVNAVVFVALGTSIPDTFASKVAALQDQCADASIGNVTGSNAVNVFLGLGVAWSVAAVYWAAQGRAFEVQAGALAFSVTLFTIFAFVAVSVLLYRRRPHIGGELGGPRGPKLATAALFLGLWLLYILFASLEAYCHIRGF; encoded by the exons ATGGCCCCCTCGCTGGCTCTGGCCGGGGCCGCCCTGCTGGCGGGCGTGCTCCCCTGCTCCGGGGACACCCCTGCCTCGGCCTCCCCGGCGCCCACCGCGAGCCCCAACGCGAGCCAGGAGAGCAGCTGCCCGGGCTCCACCCGCTGCCAGCCCGGGGTCCTGCTGCCCGTGTGGGAGCCGGACGACCCGTCGCTGGGGGACAAGGCTGCCAGGGCCGTGGTCTACTTCGTGGCCATGGTCTACATGTTCCTGGGAGTGTCCATCATCGCCGACCGCTTCATGACCTCCATCGAAGTCATCACCTCCAAGGAGAAGGAGGTCACGGTCACCAAGAGCAACGGCGAGACCAGCGTGGGCACCGTGCGCATCTGGAACGAGACCGTCTCCAACCTGACGCTGATGGCCCTGGGCTCCTCGGCCCCGGAGATCCTGCTGTCCGTCATCGAGGTGTGTGGCCACAACTTCCAGGCCGGGGAGCTGGGGCCGGGCACCATAGTGGGCAGCGCCGCCTTCAACATGTTTGTGGTCATCGCCGTCTGCATCTACGTCATCCCCCCCGGGGAGAGCCGGCGCATCAAGCACCTGAGGGTCTTCTTCGTCACGGCCTCCTGGAGCATCTTTGCCTACATCTGGCTCTACCTCATCCTGGCCGTGATCTCGCCCGGGGTGGTCCAG GTGTGGGAAGCCCTCCTCACTCTGGTGTTCTTCCCCGTCTGCGTGGTCTTCGCCTGGATGGCCGACAAGCGCCTGCTCTTCTACAAGTACGTCTACAAGCGCTACCGGGCCGACCCCCGAAGCGGGGTCATCATCGGGGCCGAGGGCGACTACCCCAAGGGCATCGAGATGGACGGCACCTTCGTGGGGCCCGACCACCACCGCGTGGAGGCCGGGATCGGGCCGGGCCCGAGCCCCGAAGACCGGGAGCTGGACGAGAGCCGGAAGGAGGTGATCCAGATCCTCAAGGACCTGAAGCAGAAGCACCCCGATAAGGGCCTGGACCAGCTGGTGGGGATGGCCAACTACTACGCCCTCCTGCACCAGCAGAAGAGCCGGGCCTTCTACCGCATCCAGGCCACGCGCCTCATGACCGGGGCCGGCAACGTGCTCCGCAAGCACGTGGCCGACGCCTCCCGGAAGCCGGCCCTGCTGGACGGgcccgaggaggaggaggaggacgggGCCAGCCACATCTTCTTTGAGCCCAGTCTCTACCACTGCCTGGAGAACTGCGGCTCCGTCCTGCTCTCCGTGGCCTGCCAAGGCGGGGAGGGAAACAGCACCTTCTACGTGGACTACCGGACCGAGGACGGCTCGGCCAAGGCCGGCTCCGACTATGAGTACAG CGAGGGCACGCTGGTTTTCAAGCCTGGGGAGACTCAGAAGGAGCTGCGCATCGGGATCATCGACGACGACATCTTCGAGGAAGACGAGCATTTCTTCGTGCGGCTGATGAACCTGCGGGTGGGGGACGCCCAGGGCATGTTCGAGCCCGACGGCGGCGGGAGGCCCAAGGGCCGGCTCGTGTCCCCCGCGCTCGCCACCGTCACCATCCTGGACGACGACCACGCGGGCATCTTCACGTTCCAGGACCGGCGGCTGCACGTCAGCGAGTGCATGGGCACCGTGGACGTCCGGGTGATCCGCAGCTCCGGCGCGCGGGGCACCGTCCGCCTGCCCTATCGCACCGTGGAGGGCACGGCTCGCGGCGGGGGCATCCACTACGAGGACGCCTGCGGGGAGCTCGAGTTCGGAGACGACGAGACCAT GAAAACTCTCCAAGTGAAGATAGTGGATGATGAGGAGTATGAGAAGAAAGACAACTTCTTCATTGAACTGGGGCAACCCCAGTGGCTGAAGCGAGGGATCTCAG CTCTCCTGCTCAATCAGG GGGATGGAGACCGCAAGCTGACTGCAGAAGAAGAGGAGGCTCGGAGAATTGCGGAGATGGGAAAGCCGGTCCTGGGGGAGAACTGCCGCCTCGAAGTCATCATAGAGGAATCTTATGACTTTAAG AACACAGTGGACAAGCTCATCAAGAAAACAAACCTGGCTCTCGTGATTGGGACCCATTCCTGGAGGGAGCAGTTTCTAGAAGCTATCACTGTCAGCGCAG gggatgaggaagaggaggaggacggGACGAGGGAGGAGCGGCTGCCCTCCTGCTTCGACTACGTGATGCACTTCCTGACGGTCTTCTGGAAGGTGCTGTTCGCCTGCGTGCCCCCCACTGAGTACTGCCACGGCTGGGCCTGCTTCGGGGTGTCCATCTTGGTCATCGGGCTCCTGACCGCCCTCATCGGCGACCTGGCTTCCCACTTCGGCTGCACCGTGGGCCTCAAGGACTCCGTCAACGCCGTGGTCTTCGTGGCCCTTGGGACGTCCATCCCGG ACACGTTCGCCAGCAAGGTGGCGGCCCTGCAGGACCAGTGTGCCGACGCCTCCATCGGCAACGTGACGGGCTCGAACGCCGTGAACGTGTTCCTGGGCCTCGGCGTGGCCTGGTCGGTGGCCGCGGTGTACTGGGCGGCGCAGGGCCGGGCCTTCGAGGTGCAGGCCGGGGCGCTGGCCTTCTCCGTCACGCTCTTCACCATTTTCGCTTTCGTGGCCGTGTCCGTCCTGCTCTATCGCCGGCGGCCGCACATCGGGGGCGAGCTGGGGGGCCCGCGGGGGCCCAAACTGGCCACCGCCGCCCTCTTCCTGGGCCTCTGGCTCCTCTACATCCTCTTTGCGAGCCTGGAGGCCTACTGCCACATCCGGGGCTTCTAG